The genomic region CCTGGGATTCTTTATGATGCCACAGGTTTGGTTACAAATATGTCTTGTCATTTGTCCACAGACATCAACGCCACAGGCCATATTTGCTGTTCTTCAAACAAGCAGTGTCACAGAAAAAACGATTATTTGTTCATTGGCAAATATCAATTGTTACAAAATGCATCAACATTGGAGCATTGCTGGGTAACTTCAGTGTGGTACAAATAAGTGGTATAATATGACTTTTCTCCCTCCAGGTTAGCTTTGGTGCCACCAGTGACAAATTCAGTGACAAACTTCTCTACCCGTCATTCTTCCGCACCGTGCCCAGTGACAAATGGCAAGTGAAGGTCATGGCGCTTCTGCTGAAAGAGTTTGGGTGGAACTGGGTGGCGGTGGTGGGCAGCGACGAGGAGTATGGACAGCGAGGTGTGCAAGAATTCTCCAAAATAACAGAGAATATGTCGGTCTGTGTGGCCTATCAGGGGCTGATTCCAGTGTACACCGACCCTGGACCAGCAATCACTACCATCATCGACAACATCAATGCAACTAAGGTCGGAGTGGTCGTGGTGTTTGCTCTCGCAGAGCCAGCTGCTATATTTTTTAAAGAGGTTGGTGAATAACTTTTGAAAAGTATTGCATGTTAGTGGTTGATAGTTTATATGTATTTCAGTACAAATGATCCATTCCAATTTACCCCAGGTCATCAGGAGAAATGTACGGGCTGTATGGATTGCAAGCACAAGTTGGTCCATCAATAATCAACTGACTTCCCTGCCCAATATCCAAAAAATTGGCACCATCATTGGATTCATTGACCAGACACAGACTCTGGATGAGCTCACTGCCTACACACAGGTGCTCTTAACCAAACTGAGTGATGAGAGGGCAAATATGTCACCTCCAGCACCAAAGTCTAAAGTCAACTCTAAAAATCCCTGCCCACAATGTTGGAATTTGTCACCTGCTAACATTAGCTTGGTGACTGAACCTGTAGTGCAGCGCACAGCTTTCAGTGTGTATGCTGCCATCTACTTTGTGGCTGAGGCACTGCACAACCTGCTGGGATGCAATTCAACTGGCTGCTTGAAGGAAACCAAAGTCTATCCCTGGAAGGTGATTTCTtttgagtgatttgtaaaatagacACATTTTtaagttcgtgtgtgttggaggaggggctctctaaggaagtggcagattttctccggttgtgtattttcaaattctagcgatctcgagccggtttcttaaacttacctaccccacctttaacaacaTTAAAATTAATTGAGGAACAATATCTTTCTTTTGCAGCTGTTGGAGGTTTTAAGGAATACATCTATAGACATAAATGGCACACATTTACAGTTTGACATTAACGGCAACCCAAACCGAGGGTACGATATTATTGAATGGGTTTGGAATGATTCGAATTTAGACTTCGTAGTTGTTGGAAGCTGTAAAGAAAAACTGTTCATCAACAAAACCCTCTTGAAATGGCACACTCCAAACTCTGAGGTAATACaacacatgttttaaatgtatgttcATTCGGGAATATGCATACTTTTAATTTGTGGTTGAATCCAAGATGATAATAAACTGGTTCTGGTTTCTGTAACTATAATGCAACAACTTTTGCAGGTTCCTCAGTCCAAATGCTCAGCAGAATGTGGGCAAGGCCAGGTCCGCAGAGTCAAAGGCTTCCACTCCTGCTGTTTTGATTGTATTGACTGCTTGGAAGGCACTTACCGGGAGAATGAGGGTAATGTGTTACCTGTCAAATACCTGATCCTTGTATGAAGGAATAGGAAATAATTATTTGGATTAGCGTTATTGGCTTCGCTGAGAGCTAGAGCTTTTTATTTTAGCTCAGCATGACTGCAAACATGAAAAAAGAGATTGGCTTATGCGAACGTAAAAAAAATGCCCAAGAAGCTAATTTACATTTTCACACATGTTCACACATACAGATTTTATTACCTTGGGGTAGACCAGGTTAAAGGTTATCCCCTGTCTCCCCTGTTCACTGCTAAGCTTACCCAGTCAGCTGCTTAGTGTTATTTCTTTAATGATGACGAAATCAAAACATACATCAGAGACCATAAgggttttatttaatttgttgaTGGAATTCTAATTAATCAAACCAATGTTCTTGTTGTGCTTTCTGACTTATAGAGGACACCCAGTGCACTCAGTGCCCTGATCGTCAATGGTCTTCAAACAACAGCACTTCCTGCATTGATCCCAGTTTTGAATATTTGTCCTGGAATACACCTGAGGCTCTGCAGTTGACGCTGGCTGGGGTGCTGCTCCTCATTTGTCAGGTGTCAGTTGGCGTGGTTTTCCTGAAACACCGGGGATCCTTTATAGTAGCTGCCTCAGGGGGAACCCTGAGTTTTGTAGCTCTGATAAGCCTGATGGGAGCTTGCCTTAGTCTGGTGCTCTTCCTGGGGCAGCCGAGGGACATGGTGTGTCATCTTCAGCTGCCCCTCACCTCCATTTTCAAGACAGTGGCCATCTCCATTATCACTTTCATCTCATTACAGGTGGGTAATAACGTGTGACGTACATTACTTTCCTGTAGAACAAATACATAGCACACTTGTAATGATGCTGCAAACCCTTCTTTTTGTACAGATACTCTACGTGACAGAGTTCCCAAAAATGGCCGCCTCTCACCTGCATATACTAAGAGGCCCTGGAATCTGGCTGTTTGTGCTTGTCTGCTTTGCTGTGCAGGGGGCTCTCTGTGGCTGGTTTttggtggaagggagcacaCTGTCTGAATATGTGGCAAACCTGAAAATAGACTTTGTGAGATCGTTTCTGACATGTCCAATATCCCCCTTGATTGGATTTGCCCTAATACAGGGTTTCAATGGTGCCATGGCTCTTATATCATTCATGTCTACCTTCATGTCAGCAAAGCCTCTTCATCAGTACAACCTTGCCAGGGACATCACCTTTGCCTCCCTAATCTACTGTGTGATTTGGGTGAACTTTATTCCAATCTACATAGGGTTGAGTCACAAGGACAGATCTATTGTCCATGTTTCTTTCAACCTGGCAAGCAACTTCGGGTTAGTGGCAGGTTACTACTTTCCAAAATGCTACTTGCTGTTAAGAAAACCTGAGCTCAATACAGCAGAGCACTTCTGTACCTTCCTTGAGGGCGCCCCGCTAACTCAAGCTCAGGAGGAACCACAGCAAGAGCCAGGGAAATAAACTGAAGTTGTAATTACAAAATCTCAAAGACATGTAACACATATACTCAAATGTACACTTATTTGCTTTATATGTTAAAGAAGGAGTGAGTAACATATAATAGGGTGATTTGGGCTTAGATATAGGCTATGAAGCATGATGTACACTAGGCTATAATAATAACGTGATATGAATATTATTTACCcaatacaaatgtgtttaaaaaaaggtgtGTCTTATTTTTCCAAGAAAGAAATGCAGAATTTTTccaataatattcataaaaatGGAAGGTGTATTGTTGTCCTACTGATTAACTGTATTTATAAACTACTACGTCGATTTGGTGTTACTGTGTCCCATGACAAGGAAGCTATTGAAAAAAAGCTAAAATCATTGTTCAATAAAATATGTTTGATAAATCCACTCATGACACATTAGTCAGCCTCAGATTTATCATAATGTTATAGTAGTAGGCCATTTTCAATTATATGGCACAGAGGTATTGAGCATTAGTTTTGTGTCACTCAAACGGTAATTTATTGTTGGTCTCTAAGTAAAACCAATGTGGTTAAGATGGTCATTTCACTTTCCAAACTActacattttaaaaggtgttgaGAAGAGACTTGTTCTCCAGCACTCAACTTGGCTGTAACCTCAGGGACTGCTGCTCCCAGGGCACCTATAGCAACAGTTGCTAACAACTCAGGCTGCTGTGAGCCTGTTTTGTGTCCTGGGACGTGACACTCTTACTTTAACTGGTAAGATTCCATTTAATTTTTCCATAACAGCAGAACGTTTTTGTATGCTTTTCATATATCAGTTCACTTTAAGATAGCTAAATATATAAAGTCTTGcagcttttttgttgtttagttTAGCTATCGGATCCCTATGTTCAAGGGCTATTTTCAAAGCAAGAAGAACCAAGGGGGGTGGATGTCTGAAATGCAGTTTCAATGGTTCTGTTGAGCCACTGTGGGAGACAAAAAATGTCGACAGTCAAGATATCTGCATTGCAAAATTGGCATTTGAGGTTATGTGATTTCAACAAATTAATCCAGGGAAACATAGATTGAACACTTGATTACACACATTGTGGAGGAATAGACCATTTGTTTCCTTGTGATATGAACTGGATGAGCTCAGAAACATTAAAGCCATACATATGTATTGTTCAATGTTATTGTTTGatgatgcaatacaatcaaaataTGCATCAACCAAGTACCAAAACAACATATTTCAAATGTATGTTACATGTAGATaataaagacaaataaataaTTGTAGACATTTCTCACATAAACTACCTACTTAAAGCCAATGTGACAGACAAAGTTGATTTCATTTTTACCTACTATTAAGACTTACTCTAGAGATTTATTATGCAAACAATATCAATCAAATGCTACTTCCAGGCAATCCAGAAAACATTTCAAACGTATTTATTTAAACTCATATTTGAGGCGCTATATGAGACTAAGATTGATCAAAGTTAATGATCAGATGACAATGACAGTTCCAGTTTGCTGTAAATAGCctcaattcactttttatttgtatCCAAAAAGCCCAGTGTAACCATGCCTCGAGGAAGATTGGCAACAAGTGCCCGCTCAGATGGCAGTGATGTGGATATTGATGGTACAGGTAATGTTGGTTATATCGCTGTCATTTACTAGTAGATGCTTATACTCTCCAAGTAATGTTAGTATGTCAGTATGGTTGACACAGTTGTAACATGCATGATTTAATTTTTCTTTAAAGCAGAATCAGAGATAGCCAAACTACAGAGACAGTTCAGGATAATGGAAGGAGATCGGCAGGCCTACACCATTCAGGCCCGGGAGCAGATCCGCAAACAACAGTGAATAAGCACTACACATACATCACATTGTTAACAGTGAATGTCTGGTGTTTTTTCTTATATTTGTCTGATTGCTTGTTAATGTGATGTGGATGAAGGCAGGAGATGGAGAACCTGCTGAAGGAGCAGGAGGAGCTGAATCGAAACCTTGGTGCTTGTAAGAGCTTGTCCCGCCAACAGCAGGACAGCGAGGACACCCAGAGTCTTCGTGCTCTGCTGGGGCAGAGAGACATGCTAGAGGAGGAGCTGTTGAAAGAGAAGCAGTGTCAAAAAGAAGTAGAGAAAGAGGTGAATTAGGTGTAAGTCATATGATATTTTACATTTAAAGTTTGCTGTTATTTTTAgtcaaaggtcacctattgtgcaaaatccactttttcatatattttatacataaacatgtgtcccctctgtgtaaatacattctgaaagtttcagaaaaaaagattcggtcactttttgtcctgatccatttctataaaaacctgtcttaaaatgagctgatcagattttgcccattttatgatgtcataacgattttttggcttgtgtaaccattagccaataaccaaccaaggtaacacccgccCCACCTTATCcgctgaatctcctcctagagcaccaataggcgctttcacaccaagtactttgccgtagttcatgagaacttagttcatcagaacttagttaatcagaactctttagttctcagcAGATCAGATCGCAGATcatgttcacaccggaataagtccctgatatgagggaggattaggcaaatgaagccgctgacggctaatgctaataatgctattgcaagcaaataaaatggcggcttcacaaaactttttgggagttttacggggcgtggtttgcaattcgcccagccaatcagaaatgggaacctttttctcacatgaaagtacctgctctctagcaaggactgaaaagggggtggaaaggttctcatgaactaagttctagttccgaatttttttggtgtgaactgTCAACGCAAATTATCGgaactatactgggaaaagtactccggtgtgaaagcgcctattgtgttctttttaaccaaatatctctcagagggccgTGGGGAGTGGAACCTTATTtgcatctaaagtaacagacagagaatcagcacttttgaaacagggctgaaacagaggggattatgggatgctacaatgcatgatctgtttggtattttgagccaaacacttcagagatgttttgtatataactgagagctataatatattgataaaaaacagtataataggggacctttaacaaaCACAGTTTATATCGTGCATCTGTAATGTGGGCAGGTTGCAAACATGGAGTTAAAGCTGGCAGAGCTGAGAAAAAGTGATGTTAGTGGTGGTGATACACAAAGGTCTGAGCTACGGCGGACTCAGAAGGCCATACGCACTTTGGAATACAAACTGGACAGAGTGAGTAAAGAAAAATCATTAAATCCAAATACCTAGAAAACAGATAGATTCCTGCATAGTATAATTTAAAAGTTATGTTGTTTTTACCCATGTTCTACGTCCTGTCCAGTCTTTGACTAGCTTCAATGAGCAGCTGACCAAAAACTGCCACCTGAGAGAGGAGCTGCAGACTCTTCATATTGAGCGCATTCGTTTCCAGCAACTACACAACAGGCTAGACAAGGT from Pseudochaenichthys georgianus chromosome 5, fPseGeo1.2, whole genome shotgun sequence harbors:
- the tas1r3 gene encoding taste receptor type 1 member 3 encodes the protein MTAHWTFLVLCCAIRLSYSEDPPEWFQNISTSLFNLPGDIMLGGLFQINLLSSDLSQRTEPDNISCENLNEAGLGLALVMKYAVDEINANQILLPGMKLGYEIYDTCRESAVIVKATISFLTAKFNKALSVECNYTDYETSISAVIGPISSEMVSVIGKLLGFFMMPQVSFGATSDKFSDKLLYPSFFRTVPSDKWQVKVMALLLKEFGWNWVAVVGSDEEYGQRGVQEFSKITENMSVCVAYQGLIPVYTDPGPAITTIIDNINATKVGVVVVFALAEPAAIFFKEVIRRNVRAVWIASTSWSINNQLTSLPNIQKIGTIIGFIDQTQTLDELTAYTQVLLTKLSDERANMSPPAPKSKVNSKNPCPQCWNLSPANISLVTEPVVQRTAFSVYAAIYFVAEALHNLLGCNSTGCLKETKVYPWKLLEVLRNTSIDINGTHLQFDINGNPNRGYDIIEWVWNDSNLDFVVVGSCKEKLFINKTLLKWHTPNSEVPQSKCSAECGQGQVRRVKGFHSCCFDCIDCLEGTYRENEEDTQCTQCPDRQWSSNNSTSCIDPSFEYLSWNTPEALQLTLAGVLLLICQVSVGVVFLKHRGSFIVAASGGTLSFVALISLMGACLSLVLFLGQPRDMVCHLQLPLTSIFKTVAISIITFISLQILYVTEFPKMAASHLHILRGPGIWLFVLVCFAVQGALCGWFLVEGSTLSEYVANLKIDFVRSFLTCPISPLIGFALIQGFNGAMALISFMSTFMSAKPLHQYNLARDITFASLIYCVIWVNFIPIYIGLSHKDRSIVHVSFNLASNFGLVAGYYFPKCYLLLRKPELNTAEHFCTFLEGAPLTQAQEEPQQEPGK